From Cydia strobilella chromosome 4, ilCydStro3.1, whole genome shotgun sequence, the proteins below share one genomic window:
- the LOC134741004 gene encoding uncharacterized protein LOC134741004, producing MEVQVTHLQNPFSFFLKKKGNENDRPLKDEDRCHLQNTYLKKQWSDVNHGKYVAVWHNSKWIRGIVHMETQVLIWLVDYGYYVRPDESMVYVDLALEFKKLPTKVFEASIHGVVPKDIGCTKYCAIKGVIATTWNDGSIKNSQNIINQSRAIYFVPIALLCTKGNDVVLGDLYVDTPSQGMVNFIDLLELWPVHLQRNPAVYIQNISTFYSSRRKHHACILKPVMPRELPVVTSATITANQYETIVKNAPQLELADKSDNTSSDECSTVVTNNRQHNYLTADEIEEYSKKYIKINGIQHNVLNIIINKCHDLSMCERYKDKKSVGRATTRHSTFCGNQRRHLDESE from the exons ATGGAAGTTCAAGTCACCCACCTTCAGAACCCATTTTCattctttttaaaaaaaaagggtaATGAGAATGATCGACCACTTAAAGATGAGGATCGGTGTCATCTGCAGAACACCTATTTGAAAAAACAGTGGTCGGATGTGAACCACGGAAAA tATGTTGCTGTCTGGCACAATAGTAAATGGATCCGTGGTATTGTGCACATGGAAACCCAAGTTTTAATCTGGTTGGTTGACTATGGGTACTATGTACGACCAGATGAAAGCATGGTCTATGTGGATTTGGCTCTGGAGTTTAAGAAACTGCCTACAAAGGTGTTTGAAGCCAGTATTCATGGAGTGGTACCAAAGGatata ggATGCACTAAATATTGTGCGATTAAAGGTGTCATTGCCACCACCTGGAATGATGGATCCATCAAAAACTCCCAGAACATAATCAATCAAAGCAGGGCTATTTATTTTGTGCCCATAGCCCTGTTGTGCACTAAAGGAAATGATGTT GTGCTTGGAGACCTGTACGTGGACACTCCTAGCCAAGGCATGGTTAACTTTATTGACCTCCTGGAGCTGTGGCCGGTGCATCTGCAGAGGAATCCGGCGGTCTACATTCAAA ATATTTCCACGTTTTATTCGAGCCGGCGTAAACACCACGCATGCATCCTCAAGCCGGTCATGCCGAGAGAACTACCCGTGGTGACTTCCGCCACCATCACTGCCAACCAATACGAAACCATCGTCAAAAACGCCCCGCAGCTCGAACTTGCCGACAAGTCCGACAACACCAGCTCGGATGAATGTAGCACTGTCGTAACCAACAACCGCCAGCATAATTATCTCACGGCAGACGAGATTGAAGAGTACTCGAAGAAGTATATCAAAATCAATGGCATACAGCATAacgttttaaatataataattaacaagTGCCACGATTTGAGCATGTGTGAAAGGTATAAGGATAAAAAGTCTGTCGGAAGGGCGACTACGCGTCATTCTACTTTCTGTGGCAATCAACGCCGGCATTTGGATGAATCCGAATAG
- the LOC134740959 gene encoding trichohyalin-like — protein MSKLKLENKEEYFAKKREQAKLWYQNIKNNPDLYAEYQRKNRLKYEKRLAQKKVVPISEMTSTQQRKQREKWREERKRRNQRIKEKKERERQSMAENSPPEGDIYPVHLIETILLPNPENTEEDFTIETDSQDISNQDIKDNLELNTDYQSRNENNTMQEHIPTIEKTYCQQKNQTGKIGGRKGRLEPAKDKTENLKPENTEEVFTIKMVSEDLSYQSINDNPELNLSDIGNRDRKKAQGKNVPSNEMTSCQRQMQRETLRDHEGEVQNNIINNNPELNLDYQGQYERNKEQENITPRKEMSSSQQKMQRQNLRKEGKRRCQPKKEKKEKRTEKWRAESKRRYQQMKEKKDREKHSVTANKQAYLTKKREQAKLWYQKIKNNPELYAEYQRKNRLKYEKRIARKKVVPISEMTSTQQRKQRKKWREESNRRYQRKKGKKERDKQSGAENNSPEDNSYPVNLIETILIPNFEKSEEVFTIKTESQDVNYQDINDNLELNSDYQREHENNTKQEEHISTIKITSCQQKNKTYEPDKDKNEILKPENTEEVFTIEMESEDLGYQSINDNPEFNSSDIGNYERKKAQDKNVPSNEITSCQHLMQREKLSDNEVEVNREEVFPIKTESEELNDSLNNSSELNLDYLSQYERNKEQEKNTPTKEMSSSQQIMQRTNLREKRKICQPKKDKKDKRKQSREELLAKKRERARLRYHYIKNNPELYSEYQRKQNTNYENRKAQKKILTINEMTPSQQKRQRKKWRAESKRRYQQMKEGKEREKLYVAENKEAYLTKKREQQKMQREKWRAESKRKCQLKERKEREKQYVAENKEAYLTNKREQAKLWYQKIKNNPELYAEYQRKNRLKYEKRIARKKVVPISEMTSTQQRKQRKKWREESKRSYQRRKDKKE, from the coding sequence ATGAGTAAACTTAAACTTGAGAATAAAGAAGAATATTTTGCCAAAAAGAGAGAGCAGGCAAAGTTATGGtaccaaaatattaaaaacaacccAGACTTGTATGCGGAATATCAAAGGAAAAATAGACTTAAATATGAAAAAAGGCTAGCGCAAAAAAAAGTCGTCCCCATAAGTGAGATGACATCTACACAGCAAAGAAAGCAGAGGGAAAAATGGAGGGAAGAAAGAAAGCGCAGAAATCAACGAATAAAGGAGAAAAAAGAAAGAGAGAGACAATCTATGGCTGAAAATAGTCCACCAGAAGGTGACATTTACCCCGTTCATTTAATAGAAACTATACTACTACCTAACCCTGAGAATACCGAAGAAGATTTCACTATAGAGACAGATAGTCAGGATATAAGCAACCAAGACATTAAAGATAATCTGGAATTAAATACAGATTACCAAAgtagaaatgaaaataatacaatGCAAGAACATATTCCTACAATAGAAAAGACATATTGTcagcaaaaaaatcaaacggGGAAGATAGGAGGAAGAAAGGGAAGACTGGAACCAGCTAAAGATAAAACAGAAAACCTCAAACCTGAGAACACTGAAGAAGTTTTCACCATAAAGATGGTAAGTGAGGACCTAAGCTATCAAAGTATCAATGACAATCCGGAATTAAATTTGAGTGATATTGGAAACCGTGACAGGAAAAAAGCGCAAGGCAAAAATGTCCCCTCAAACGAAATGACATCTTGTCAGCGTCAAATGCAAAGGGAGACGTTAAGAGACCATGAAGGGGAAGTACAGAATaacattattaataacaatCCAGAATTGAATTTGGACTATCAAGGTCAATATGAAAGGAACAAAGAGCAAGAAAATATTACCCCGAGAAAAGAAATGTCATCTAGCCAGCAGAAAATGCAAAGACAGAACTTAAGAAAAGAAGGGAAGAGAAGATGTCAaccaaagaaagaaaaaaaagagaagCGTACAGAGAAGTGGAGAGCAGAATCAAAAAGAAGATATCaacaaatgaaagaaaaaaaagacaGGGAGAAACATTCTGTGACTGCGAATAAACAAGCATATTTAACCAAAAAGAGAGAACAGGCGAAATTATGgtaccaaaaaataaaaaacaacccAGAATTATATGCGGAATATCAAAGGAAAAACAgactaaaatatgaaaaaaggaTAGCGCGAAAAAAAGTAGTCCCCATAAGTGAGATGACATCTACACAGCAAAGAAAGCAGAGGAAGAAGTGGAGGGAAGAATCAAATAGAAGATATCAACGAAAGAAAGGCAAGAAAGAAAGAGATAAACAATCAGGGGCTGAAAATAATTCACCAGAAGATAACAGTTATCCCGTTAATTTAATAGAAACCATATTAATACCTAACTTTGAGAAGAGCGAAGAAGTGTTCACTATAAAGACGGAAAGTCAGGATGTAAACTACCAAGACATTAATGATAATCTGGAATTAAATTCAGATTATCAGAGAGAACACGAAAATAATACAAAGCAAGAAGAACATATTTctacaataaaaattacatcttgtcagcaaaaaaataaaacgtacgaaccagataaagataaaaacgAAATCCTCAAACCTGAGAACACTGAAGAAGTTTTCACAATAGAGATGGAAAGTGAGGACCTAGGCTACCAAAGTATCAATGACAATCCGGAATTTAATTCGAGTGATATTGGAAACTATGAAAGGAAAAAAGCGCAAGACAAAAATGTCCCCTCAAACGAAATAACATCATGTCAGCATCTAATGCAAAGGGAAAAGTTAAGTGACAATGAAGTGGAAGTTAACAGGGAAGAAGTTTTTCCCATAAAGACGGAAAGCGAGGAGCTAAATGACAGTCTTAACAACAGTTCAGAATTGAATTTGGATTATCTAAGTCAATATGAAAGAAACAAAGAGCAAGAAAAAAATACCCCAACAAAAGAAATGTCATCTAGTCAGCAGATAATGCAAAGGACGAACTTAAGAGAAAAAAGGAAGATATGTCAACCAAAGaaagataaaaaagataaaCGTAAACAGAGTAGAGAAGAACTTTTAGCCAAAAAAAGGGAACGCGCGAGACTAAGGTACcattatattaaaaacaatCCAGAATTATATTCGGAATatcaaagaaaacaaaatactaATTATGAAAACAGGAAagcgcaaaaaaaaattctcaccATAAATGAAATGACACCCAGTCAGCAAAAAAGGCAAAGAAAGAAGTGGAGAGCAGAATCAAAAAGAAGATATCAACAAATGAAGGAAGGAAAAGAAAGGGAGAAACTATATGTGGCAGAGAACAAAGAAGCTTATTTAACCAAAAAGAGAGAACAGCAAAAAATGCAAAGAGAGAAGTGGAGAGCAGAATCAAAAAGAAAATGTCAactgaaagaaagaaaagaaagggAGAAGCAATATGTGGCTGAGAATAAAGAAGCTTATTTAACCAACAAGAGAGAACAGGCGAAATTATGgtaccaaaaaataaaaaacaacccAGAATTATATGCGGAATATCAAAGGAAAAACAgactaaaatatgaaaaaaggaTAGCGCGAAAAAAAGTAGTCCCCATAAGTGAGATGACATCTACACAGCAAAGAAAGCAGAGGAAGAAATGGAGGGAAGAATCTAAGAGAAGCTATCAACGAAGGAAAGACAAAAAAGAATGA